The Medicago truncatula cultivar Jemalong A17 chromosome 7, MtrunA17r5.0-ANR, whole genome shotgun sequence genome includes the window ctttttaagcAAAACAATATCTCACCCTCTTGTTTCCGTCAAATCCAGCAAAGAAAGGATTTTTACGTGGGTCCCGCCTgaaactttctttcctttctcaTTTGTAGGGGTTCCAAACAATGGAAAGTAGATCTTTCCActaactttctttccttcttctaaTCTTTCcactaaaccaaacacaccctaagggAAAGAATGAAACACATAGGTCCCACACTAAAAACCATTCCATGCCAATATGGGCAGAAAGGTTTGAGGAAACAaccatttttgtttaaaaagtctAAAACACCCCTATTAAACCGAACAACCAAAACAATCCCTTCACTTCGATCTTTCTTTCCTCCAATTTTCCAATCCACTTTCTATTaaaccaaacaaccaaaacaatccCTTCACTTTCCATTCCCTTTCTTTCCTCATACAATCTTTCATGTCACTATCTTTCCTCTTACTTTCTCTTCTcatccaaacatagcctaaaaGTTGTCCTTAGTAATGCAACGGTCATCGTTGCAAAGTAAAAATGTCCAACGCTCCAAGTTGCAAGAAAGGACATGCAGGTTGCGGTTGaaactaagggtgtgtttggtttaaaagagaagttgtgaagagagaaataggtaagagagagtatgagaagagagaaagatgtgagaaatagagtagatttagAGTGGTGTTTGGTTTAAAAGAAAgatgagagaaatagaagagagagaagtgtgCTTAATtcttaaaaagacaaaaatatccttgttttaaaagttttttttttggaatgtcatttgttatttacattagattttattttaattacactagattttttaaattaattacataagtctaaagataattatttttaatttaaaatttatagaataattaaattaatatttttttttgtacataaaaGAGGCAATTAATCTAATTTAATTAGGctgcaaatttaatttaattgaataaaatgTTGGAACATAAAACTGATAAAAGAGAATGACGTGTTGTAATAAGTTAGTGGCATAACTGGAAAAGCAGCAAAGTGATGCGCTTTCTTCgcatatttatagagaaaggATTTTGGGGTGGGTCCCATGCTTTAGACCTCTCTCGCTGCTATTTCTTCGCTTTCCAAACGAAAGAACTTTAGACTTTCTTCTTATAATCTCTCGTAGGTATCTCTCTCGTCTCAATTTCTGCGCAAACAAACAGACCGTAAAGAAAAAGGTAGGAAATTTATCATTTTAGGGTTTTGTTCGTTGGATTAATGGGCTAATTTCAAAAACTACTCTACAGACAACCTTAAAAAGCtcgtttaaaaaaattgtttaaaaaatggaGCAGACAAAGCAAGCAGCTATTGGTCAAGCttgttttcttcattctctATCAATTTCATCTGACAAACCTATAGACAGCAGGGAAATGACTTAAATACATAGAAATTGTGATTACATAAAACTATTGAGTACACATGTGCCATAgcaactccaaaaaaaaaaaattgatatccACCACATTCTAAATTACCTCAACAAAGGTAGCTGTGTAAAAGATCCCAACAAAGTATTCTGGGATATTTGACATCaccaaggtaaaaaaaaaaaaaaactccctaTTCTATGTCTGATCATTTCAAAAAACCGCCTCCCTTGCGGTCTCTCAACTCGCTAGGTATGATAAATACAGAATCTACACAAAGGCCACCTTTTGAATGTGTACAGTCAATCTGTTTCATGGAGAATCTAACTTTTGTTGTAGGTTCTGATCCAGTCACAATAAACTCACCTACCTTGTAATCTACCCAATATCCACGCTTATGATTGCCGTATGTATCATCGTGCACAGTTTCATCCAAGCAGCACTCAGATGATGCTTCCTGACCATCCGAAGTTGACAACCTAAATATCACTGGCTTTATATCCCAACCATGGGTCTGGTCATAGTTGCATACGCGCCGACCGAGTCTTTTGGAAAACCGTCCGAGGTGAAGCCTAAAGGAGAGGGTATAATTATCAGCAGGAAATGGAAAGTCAACCTCCCCATCCACTTCAAACCACCATATTTGCTGCAAATATGCTACAATGTTGAACCTGAAATGAATAATACTAGAAATGTAATTCAGTACGCAGAACAGAATGAGGACAGATTAAACAATGCAGCTTAAGTCTCAAGCTTAATAGTGCTACTATTAGTGAAAAGAAGCACACATAGCTTATAAGCAGTAAATTGGAATGATTTTATGAATGGAaagttggaaaaataaaataacattgatGATTACTAGTGGACAACTGTCCATAATAAATTATGCAAAACAGCCAACCCTATATGTTGATGTTTTATTAATAGAACAAACATTTCCTTTTTCTGTgagattaataaaataacattgatGATTACTAGTGGACAACTGTCCATAATAAATTACACTATAGGTGAGCAAGCCTCTTACAATAGTTTGTCTATCTCTACAACTCGTAGCATCATTTCCAACTAGTTCTGATAAACATCGAGAACTCACGAAGACTTCGGGTGAAATTTCAAGATGAATATATGTGTGTTTAAAACTtcatttaattttctaaatttgtaGCACTGATAACAAGATGTTTAAAATTAACTTTCTATGACACAAAAAATCGCAAAGAGAAGCACAGGCACCCTTTGGAGGCTCATTCATAATTGCCGATCATCGGTAAATGTTGCAAACTTCATCTATAGTGAGAAGGCAATGTAGTTTCTAAAATTGGAGATGAATGTAATATA containing:
- the LOC25499369 gene encoding F-box protein PP2-A15 isoform X1, encoding MGASLSNLGSNGSTIAPSLGDIPENCVARVFLHLTPPEICNLARLNRAFRGAASADSVWESKLPSNYQHLLRLMPEEQRCRNLSKKDIFAVFSKPLPFDDGNKQLWLDRVTGRVCMSISAKGLSITGIDDRRYWTWVPTEESSIIHFRFNIVAYLQQIWWFEVDGEVDFPFPADNYTLSFRLHLGRFSKRLGRRVCNYDQTHGWDIKPVIFRLSTSDGQEASSECCLDETVHDDTYGNHKRGYWVDYKVGEFIVTGSEPTTKVRFSMKQIDCTHSKGGLCVDSVFIIPSELRDRKGGGFLK
- the LOC25499369 gene encoding F-box protein PP2-A15 isoform X2, with product MGASLSNLGSNGSTIAPSLGDIPENCVARVFLHLTPPEICNLARLNRAFRGAASADSVWESKLPSNYQHLLRLMPEEQRCRNLSKKDIFAVFSKPLPFDDGNKQLWLDRVTGRVCMSISAKGLSITGIDDRRYWTWVPTEESRFNIVAYLQQIWWFEVDGEVDFPFPADNYTLSFRLHLGRFSKRLGRRVCNYDQTHGWDIKPVIFRLSTSDGQEASSECCLDETVHDDTYGNHKRGYWVDYKVGEFIVTGSEPTTKVRFSMKQIDCTHSKGGLCVDSVFIIPSELRDRKGGGFLK